A stretch of the Papaver somniferum cultivar HN1 chromosome 6, ASM357369v1, whole genome shotgun sequence genome encodes the following:
- the LOC113286760 gene encoding tRNA (cytosine(34)-C(5))-methyltransferase-like: MGGVGRGGGQKRGRTQRKHFKQTRENVWKKTRSDSTNNNDNNNGENHQPGWEPFANQNLAFEAYYKEQGIVKEEEWKVFMDVLHKPLPAAFRINSSGQFYEDIRSQLENDFMKTLEFEVADGDEGIPVRPLPWYPNNMAWHSNFSRMQLRKNQSLERFHHFLKQANDIGNITRQEAVSMVPPLFLDVCPEHFVLDMCAAPGSKTFQLLEIIHQSSDSALPTGLVIANDVDAQRCNLLIHQTKRMCCANLIVTNHEAQHFPSCNLSKNGLDTSEFGNPDISQLLFDRVLCDVPCSGDGTLRKAPDIWRKWSGGMGNGVHRLQVQIAMRGIALLKVGGRMVYSTCSMNPVENEAVVAEILRRCWGSVELLDVSTELPQLVRRPGIKSWKVRDKGVWLASYKDVSKYRRTAIVPSMFPSGQSFDAETVVPSGLDESVGPPGNDDEMENVTNVAEKRESGCNVDSDHVNGKSENLVSPTDALEMEVSDLPLERCMRIVPHDQNTGAFFIAILQKVSPLPAVSSSTKPKESSTNGNHKLPMKLSDEILGETNSSEVPLDEANQLPPILSNVASGAESSDQKTELGASGLDSHEVVEEENEKEYTENVNGEIDTKKAGGNRRLQNQGKWRGVDPVVFFREDTVLSSIKDFYGISDSFPLNDHLVTRNTDFESCKRIYYISKSVQDVMKLNCQVGQQLKIISIGLKAFERQTVKEDSASECMYRISSEGLPLLLPYISKQILCASLADFKHLLQYRSIKFQDFVNPQFGEKASSEIKLGCCIVVLQTEDQPTLKPMDASTIAIGCWRGKSSVSVMVPETDCQELLERLSARLGFEMVPVKEKPTVRRGKKDDAEEKLEKEPVEEEALVG; the protein is encoded by the exons ATGGGTGGAGTAGGAAGAGGTGGCGGACAAAAGAGAGGAAGAACACAGAGGAAACACTTTAAACAGACCAGAGAAAACGTTTGGAAGAAAACTAGATCTGATTCTACTAACAACAATGATAATAACAATGGTGAAAATCACCAACCAGGGTGGGAACCTTTTGCTAATCAGAACTTAGCTTTTGAAGCTTATTATAAA GAACAAGGTATAGTGAAGGAGGAGGAATGGAAGGTTTTTATGGATGTTCTTCATAAACCATTACCAGCTGCTTTTAGAATCAATTCTAG TGGACAATTTTATGAAGATATTCGTTCGCAGTTAGAGAATGACTTTATGAAAACTCTTGAATTCGAG gtggctgatggtgatgaagggataCCTGTCAGACCATTACCTTGGTATCCTAATAATATGGCCTGGCATTCAAATTTTTCAAGAATGCAGCTACGCAAGAATCAATCTCTCGAGAG GTTCCATCATTTCTTGAAGCAAGCAAATGATATTGGAAACATAACACGACAAGAAGCTGTTAGCATG GTACCCCCACTATTCCTGGATGTATGCCCTGAACATTTCGTACTTGATA TGTGTGCAGCTCCTGGCTCCAAAACGTTCCAATTACTTGAGATAATACATCAATCATCCGACTCAGCACTGCCTACTGGACTG GTTATTGCTAATGATGTGGACGCCCAAAGGTGTAACCTTCTTATCCACCAGACCAAAAGAATGTGTTGTGCCAACTTGATAGTTACCAACCATGAGGCTCAGCACTTTCCAAGCTGCAATTTGAGCAAAAATGGCTTAGACACATCTGAATTTGGAAATCCAGATATTAGTCAACTCCTGTTTGATCGAGTCTTATGTGATGTTCCATGCAGTGGAGATGGAACTCTTCGCAAGGCTCCTGACATTTGGAGGAAGTG GAGTGGAGGTATGGGCAACGGAGTGCATCGCCTTCAAGTGCAGATCGCAATGCGTG GTATTGCTTTGCTTAAAGTGGGTGGAAGAATGGTATACTCAACCTGTTCGATGAATCCCGTTGAGAATGAAGCTGTGGTTGCTGAG ATTCTGAGGAGATGTTGGGGATCTGTTGAACTTCTTGACGTTTCTACCGAGCTCCCTCAATTGGTCCGTCGCCCGGGAATTAAGAGTTGGAAG GTCCGTGATAAGGGTGTATGGTTAGCTTCTTACAAAGACGTGTCGAAGTACCGTAGAACTGCCATTGTGCCTAGCATGTTTCCTTCTGGTCAAAGCTTTGATGCTGAAACAGTGGTTCCTTCAGGGTTAGATGAAAGCGTGGGTCCTCCTGGCAATGACGATGAGATGGAGAATGTGACCAATGTGGCGGAGAAACGTGAAAGTGGCTGTAATGTAGATTCTGATCATGTCAATGGGAAGTCTGAGAACCTTGTGAGTCCAACTGATGCTTTGGAGATGGAGGTTTCAGATCTCCCTCTAGAACGTTGCATGAGGATAGTGCCCCATGATCAGAACACTGGAGCTTTTTTCATTgccattcttcagaaagtatccCCTCTTCCTG CGGTTTCAAGTTCCACCAAGCCGAAGGAAAGTTCAACTAACGGGAATCACAAGTTACCCATGAAGCTATCAGATGAGATACTTGGAGAAACTAATAGCTCAGAGGTACCATTAGACGAAGCAAATCAACTGCCACCCATTTTATCTAATGTGGCTTCTGGTGCTGAATCATCAGACCAAAAAACAGAGCTTGGTGCTTCAGGACTTGATTCTCACGAGGTAGtcgaagaagaaaatgagaaagaatACACAGAGAATGTGAATGGAGAGATTGACACTAAGAAAGCTGGAGGTAACCGGAGGTTGCAAAATCAAGGCAAGTGGAGAGGCGTTGATCCAGTTGTTTTCTTCCGGGAGGACACAGTTCTTAGTAGTATTAAGGATTTTTATGGAATCAGTGATTCCTTCCCATTGAATGATCATCTTGTGACACGAAATACTGATTTCGAGAGTTGTAAGAGAATTTACTACATCTCAAAGTCAGTTCAGGATGTTATGAAGCTGAATTGTCAAGTCGGGCAACAACTGAAGATAATATCTATTGGTCTAAAGGCCTTT GAGCGACAAACAGTAAAAGAAGATAGTGCTTCGGAATGCATGTACCGTATATCATCTGAAGGATTGCCATTACTTCTTCCTTACATTAGCAAGCAAATCCTATGTGCATCCTTGGCGGACTTCAAGCACCTCTTGCAGTATAGGTCTATCAAATTTCAAGATTTTGTcaatcctcaatttggtgagaaGGCATCATCAGAGATCAAGTTAGGGTGTTGTATTGTTGTACTGCAAACAG AAGATCAACCTACTTTAAAACCTATGGATGCCTCGACAATAGCTATTGGATGTTGGAGAGGGAAGTCCAGTGTAAGTGTAATGGTTCCAGAAACAGACTGCCAAGAACTTCTTGAGAGGCTTTCTGCACGTTTGGGGTTCGAGATGGTTCCGGTGAAGGAAAAACCAACAGTTAGAAGAGGCAAGAAAGATGACGCTGAAGAGAAGCTTGAGAAAGAACCAGTAGAAGAAGAAGCTTTAGTTGGTTGA
- the LOC113285358 gene encoding laccase-7-like, whose amino-acid sequence MGRQSCFVPFVYVLIITLACSSSLIHAKVVEHTFHVGNMTTRKMCQERTIIAVNGSLPGPTILVNEGDTLIVHVLNKSPYDVTIHWHGIFQLFSGWADGPEFATQCPIKPGNKYTYKFKVTKQEGTLWWHAHTSYMRATVYGALIIRPRLGRKYPFPKPYREVPIMIGEWWNANVMDVERIGMSTGGVPNISDAYSINGRLGDLYPCSKKHTYKLKVTPGKTYLLRIINAALNSQHFFKIANHKFIVVAIDASYTEPYRTSVVVIAPGQTVDVLMETNQPMADYYMAARPYNSAAVAGPFSDDTTTTGIVHYIGGPTKNSTPIMPVLPALNDTATAHKFYTNLTGLTTSRFFVPVPRHPDEKMFITFGLGISVCGTPNACINSPFGPMISFAASMNNHSFELPTSTSMLEAFANGVKGVYTEDFPDHPPLKFDYTKANLSSSLWMTEKSTRVKKVKFNSIVEIVLQNTALLTPENHPMHLHGFNFHVLAQGFGNYNSKKDRRKFNFFNPQERNTIAVPTGGWAVIRFRANNPGVWMMHCHLDVHMPLGLAMAFVVENGPTLSTRLPPPPADLPRC is encoded by the exons ATGGGACGACAATCATGTTTCGTCCCATTCGTATACGTTCTTATAATCACTCTGGCTTGTTCTTCATCTTTGATTCATGCTAAAGTTGTCGAGCACACTTTCCAT GTGGGAAACATGACTACCAGGAAAATGTGCCAAGAACGCACTATAATAGCAGTGAACGGTAGCCTCCCAGGTCCGACGATACTGGTAAATGAAGGTGATACCCTTATTGTTCATGTTCTGAACAAATCTCCCTACGATGTCACCATCCACTG GCATGGAATATTTCAGCTATTCAGTGGATGGGCAGATGGACCAGAGTTTGCAACCCAATGTCCGATAAAACCAGGGAACAAATACACTTACAAATTCAAAGTCACTAAACAAGAAGGGACCTTGTGGTGGCATGCCCACACATCATATATGCGAGCCACCGTGTACGGTGCTCTCATTATCCGTCCAAGGCTAGGCCGAAAATACCCGTTCCCTAAACCATATAGAGAAGTCCCAATTATGATAG GCGAGTGGTGGAATGCCAACGTGATGGATGTAGAGCGGATAGGTATGTCAACCGGTGGTGTACCAAATATATCCGATGCCTACTCAATCAACGGTCGCCTTGGTGATCTTTACCCCTGTTCTAAAAAAC ATACATATAAGTTGAAGGTGACACCGGGAAAAACTTATCTTCTTCGGATCATCAACGCTGCACTCAATTCTCAACATTTCTTCAAGATTGCTAATCACAAGTTTATCGTCGTCGCAATTGATGCAAGTTACACGGAACCTTACCGCACGAGCGTAGTCGTAATAGCTCCAGGCCAAACAGTGGATGTTTTGATGGAGACTAATCAACCAATGGCAGATTATTACATGGCAGCTCGTCCATATAATAGCGCAGCAGTAGCTGGTCCATTTTCCGACGACACAACCACCACCGGAATAGTCCACTACATAGGTGGCCCAACCAAAAATTCAACACCCATAATGCCAGTCCTACCGGCCTTGAATGACACCGCAACAGCTCACAAATTCTACACCAATCTGACTGGTTTAACAACCTCGCGGTTCTTTGTACCGGTTCCGCGTCACCCGGATGAGAAAATGTTCATAACATTTGGACTCGGAATCAGCGTCTGCGGAACACCAAATGCTTGTATTAACAGTCCATTCGGACCTATGATTTCATTCGCCGCCAGCATGAATAACCACTCGTTCGAGCTCCCGACCAGTACATCGATGTTGGAAGCGTTTGCTAATGGCGTAAAAGGAGTCTACACAGAAGATTTTCCTGACCATCCACCACTAAAATTTGATTACACCAAGGCTAACCTGAGCAGTTCGCTGTGGATGACCGAGAAAAGCACGCGGGTTAAGAAAGTGAAGTTTAATTCGATAGTCGAGATCGTGCTTCAGAACACAGCTCTGCTTACTCCTGAGAATCACCCTATGCATCTTCATGGTTTCAATTTCCATGTTTTGGCTCAAGGGTTTGGGAATTACAATAGCAAGAAAGATAGGAGGAAATTTAACTTTTTTAACCCACAGGAAAGAAATACTATTGCTGTGCCGACTGGTGGATGGGCTGTTATCAGATTCCGAGCAAATAATCCAG GTGTATGGATGATGCATTGTCACTTGGATGTTCATATGCCGCTCGGTCTTGCAATGGCGTTCGTAGTCGAAAATGGACCAACATTGTCGACGAGGCTCCCTCCACCGCCGGCAGATCTTCCTCgctgttga